One genomic segment of Helianthus annuus cultivar XRQ/B chromosome 14, HanXRQr2.0-SUNRISE, whole genome shotgun sequence includes these proteins:
- the LOC110908252 gene encoding putative UPF0481 protein At3g02645: MASVDPSLIADPREQKWVGEISEIVKHQLEIKVEIPPVSIFKIPENITKIKPEAYKPQQIGFGPYHHFQPGPYTKMEQKKLVVLQKVLQYHKIKDFRLDVLDKVENLVPVIRACYEMFLQDDNVSLAWVSAIDGLFLLNLFETYDNKQVKVNPTQRLLAQDIMMVENQIPFMVLKEIHEALNTSSGTNFSPSVFPSLRSEEDDQLITASSTTFSLDLPSHSNLTFSPSIFRSFSEIHSPLELCSPSNAPNHVEHLLHYMYDSIINNDPLKNIHIPVSSTKPSVMSDYIPPLSLSDITNSISHVSNFLKKVPEKEIAQLYEQTVTSLQNFSKHKITIHSASKLQGIAGFEFHDLPKDGGVENVYMDDNNIYLPRITLNNDSEVILRNLVAYETLMPNSNRFPLNEYMGLMCGLIVNVEDVKLLKKDNIIKGDLGEDEVAKLFIGVSSSIMSLKTKKKSDLQEMIDQVNNVYERKPRIKAYLPVKKLANWLLVVLTTIGGFVGATWKIVAFMVSIVTVFMLTYQAYCDVYGCDNNKSVVLSYASS; encoded by the coding sequence ATGGCCTCTGTAGATCCATCATTGATTGCAGACCCTAGAGAGCAAAAATGGGTTGGTGAAATTAGTGAAATCGTGAAACATCAGCTCGAAATCAAGGTCGAAATCCCTCCTGTTTCCATCTTCAAAATACCAGAAAACATAACCAAAATAAAACCAGAAGCCTATAAACCACAGCAGATAGGCTTTGGTCCATACCATCATTTTCAGCCTGGACCCTATACCAAAATGGAACAAAAAAAACTTGTTGTGCTACAAAAGGTCCTACAATATCACAAAATCAAGGATTTTAGACTCGATGTCCTTGACAAAGTCGAAAACCTTGTTCCTGTCATTCGTGCTTGCTACGAAATGTTCCTACAAGATGATAACGTTTCGTTGGCTTGGGTTTCCGCCATCGATGGTCTCTTCTTGCTTAATCTATTCGAAACCTATGACAATAAACAAGTCAAAGTTAATCCAACACAAAGATTATTGGCACAAGACATAATGATGGTGGAGAACCAGATTCCTTTTATGGTGTTGAAGGAAATCCATGAGGCTTTGAATACATCATCAGGTACTAATTTTTCACCTTCCGTGTTTCCATCCTTGCGCTCAGAAGAAGACGATCAACTGATCACCGCTTCTTCGACTACTTTTTCGTTAGATCTACCATCACATTCAAATTTAACTTTTTCACCTTCCATATTTAGATCATTTAGTGAGATCCATTCACCACTTGAACTATGTTCACCGTCAAACGCTCCTAATCATGTAGAACATCTACTCCATTATATGTATGATTCCATCATAAACAACGACCCTTTAAAGAACATACATATTCCGGTTTCTAGTACTAAGCCTTCAGTCATGTCAGATTATATACCTCCTCTAAGTCTGAGTGACATAACAAACTCCATCAGCCATGTTTCAAATTTTCTGAAGAAAGTGCCCGAGAAAGAAATTGCTCAATTATATGAACAAACTGTCACAAGCCTACAAAACTTTTCGAAACATAAGATTACCATCCATTCAGCTTCCAAACTTCAAGGTATAGCAGGATTCGAGTTTCACGATCTTCCGAAAGATGGAGGTGTAGAAAATGTATACATGGATGACAATAACATTTACCTGCCACGCATTACTTTGAATAATGATTCAGAGGTTATATTGAGAAATTTGGTTGCTTATGAAACTTTAATGCCCAACTCAAATCGCTTTCCGCTTAATGAATACATGGGTTTGATGTGTGGGCTTATTGTGAATGTAGAAGATGTAAAGCTTCTTAAAAAAGACAACATTATCAAAGGTGACTTGGGTGAGGATGAAGTTGCCAAATTGTTCATTGGGGTAAGTAGTTCTATAATGAGCTTGAAAACCAAAAAGAAATCAGACTTGCAAGAAATGATAGACCAAGTTAATAATGTTTATGAAAGGAAGCCAAGGATCAAGGCATATTTACCCGTGAAGAAACTAGCGAATTGGTTGCTGGTGGTATTAACAACTATAGGCGGTTTTGTGGGAGCTACATGGAAGATTGTAGCGTTCATGGTTAGCATTGTGACAGTGTTCATGCTAACGTACCAAGCTTATTGTGATGTTTATGGCTGCGACAACAATAAAAGTGTCGTGTTGTCCTACGCTTCTAGCTAG